The genomic segment GCGGGTAAGTCTTGTAATTACACTCTTCATTTTATATAATAGTAAAAATGGAGGGGAAGACCAATGATACGTTTTATATTTGTAGCAGCTACAGTCATTCTGTTTTTGATTTTGAGTATTCCGCTGATGCTGGTGGAGTTTCTGATCGGGAAGAAAAACCGCCATCTGCGCGATGTGCAGAGTCTGGCCGTGATCCAGTGTGTATTCCGGCTGATCCTTAAGATGGCAGGGGTGAAGATTACGGTAAAGGGAAGAGAAAATGTCCCGACAGACCAGGCGGTACTTTACG from the Anaerotignum faecicola genome contains:
- a CDS encoding 1-acyl-sn-glycerol-3-phosphate acyltransferase; translation: MIRFIFVAATVILFLILSIPLMLVEFLIGKKNRHLRDVQSLAVIQCVFRLILKMAGVKITVKGRENVPTDQAVLY